In Halorubellus sp. JP-L1, one DNA window encodes the following:
- a CDS encoding PKD domain-containing protein: protein MLDRTLTRRSLIGHATTAAAGATGLGVLDDRWGNAGAADDDAAAPADCANRHVEPDVAVVDARREDGRYVVQAGEAVTFDASGTESTAPVDAFEWDFGTEQVEGERVHHAWERGGDVATVELAVTDRAGRTASASVQVAVETRDRYDEAPIPVHDASPARTYDDGYIVRAGERVTFDARESRDPDGDVVAYEWGFRGESREGAVVERTFRRAGNYVVTLSVTDDTGTSASVDVPVHVAR from the coding sequence ATGCTCGACCGCACGCTGACGCGACGCAGCCTCATCGGCCACGCGACGACCGCCGCCGCCGGCGCGACCGGCCTCGGCGTCCTCGACGACAGGTGGGGGAACGCTGGCGCAGCGGACGACGACGCCGCCGCGCCCGCCGACTGCGCGAATCGGCACGTCGAACCGGACGTCGCGGTCGTCGACGCTCGCCGCGAGGACGGCCGGTACGTCGTCCAGGCCGGCGAGGCCGTGACGTTCGACGCCTCCGGGACGGAGTCGACGGCGCCCGTCGACGCCTTCGAGTGGGACTTCGGCACCGAGCAGGTCGAGGGGGAGCGCGTGCATCACGCCTGGGAGCGCGGCGGCGACGTGGCGACGGTCGAACTCGCGGTCACGGACCGCGCGGGCCGGACGGCCAGCGCGTCGGTCCAGGTGGCCGTCGAGACGCGGGACCGGTACGACGAAGCACCGATCCCAGTTCACGACGCCTCGCCCGCGCGCACGTACGACGACGGCTATATCGTCCGCGCCGGCGAGCGCGTGACGTTCGATGCGCGCGAGTCCCGCGACCCGGATGGCGACGTCGTCGCCTACGAGTGGGGCTTTCGCGGCGAGTCGAGGGAGGGTGCGGTCGTCGAGCGTACGTTCCGACGGGCGGGGAACTACGTCGTGACGCTCTCGGTGACGGACGATACGGGGACGAGCGCGAGCGTCGACGTCCCCGTGCACGTTGCGCGATAG
- the trpD gene encoding anthranilate phosphoribosyltransferase codes for MQDYIERVTDGIDLTQDQARDAATAAFEDATDAQIGALLAGLRAKGETEAEIAGFAEGMRDAARTIDPDRAPLVDTCGTGGDDHDTINVSTTSAMVAAGAGVPVAKHGNYSVSSNAGSADVLEEAGVAIDAEPPAVESQIEADGVGFMLATVFHPAMKAVIGPRKELGMRTIFNVLGPLTNPAGASAQVVGVYDPDLVPVLGRALARMDVERALVVHGSGMDEIAIHDETVVAEVTGDEMEEYTLEPEDLGLDRAPVEAVGGGSPAENAADMTGILEGDVTGAKRDVILANAGAAIYVADEAESIADGVEAAREAIESGSASSKLADLQSEERAAATAEAGAD; via the coding sequence ATGCAGGACTACATCGAGCGCGTGACCGACGGCATCGACCTCACACAGGACCAGGCTCGCGACGCCGCCACCGCGGCGTTCGAGGACGCCACCGACGCACAGATCGGCGCGCTGCTGGCCGGACTCCGCGCGAAGGGCGAGACCGAGGCCGAGATCGCCGGGTTCGCCGAAGGCATGCGCGACGCCGCACGCACGATCGACCCCGACCGCGCGCCGCTCGTCGACACGTGCGGGACCGGCGGCGACGACCACGACACCATCAACGTCTCCACGACGAGCGCGATGGTCGCCGCCGGCGCCGGCGTCCCCGTCGCCAAGCACGGGAACTACTCCGTCTCCTCGAACGCGGGGAGCGCCGACGTCCTCGAAGAGGCCGGCGTCGCCATCGACGCCGAGCCGCCCGCGGTCGAGTCACAGATCGAGGCCGACGGCGTCGGGTTCATGCTCGCGACCGTCTTCCACCCCGCGATGAAGGCCGTCATCGGCCCGCGGAAGGAACTCGGGATGCGCACGATCTTCAACGTCCTCGGCCCCCTCACGAACCCCGCCGGGGCGAGCGCGCAGGTCGTCGGCGTCTACGACCCCGACCTCGTTCCCGTGCTCGGCCGCGCGCTCGCCCGGATGGACGTCGAGCGCGCGCTCGTCGTCCACGGCAGCGGGATGGACGAGATCGCGATCCACGACGAGACCGTCGTCGCCGAGGTCACCGGCGACGAGATGGAGGAGTACACGCTCGAACCGGAAGACCTCGGCCTGGACCGCGCGCCCGTCGAGGCGGTCGGAGGCGGGTCGCCCGCGGAGAACGCCGCGGACATGACGGGCATCCTCGAGGGCGACGTGACTGGCGCGAAGCGCGACGTCATCCTGGCGAACGCGGGCGCGGCGATCTACGTCGCGGACGAAGCAGAGTCGATCGCGGACGGCGTCGAAGCGGCCCGGGAGGCGATCGAGTCCGGGTCGGCGTCGTCGAAGCTCGCGGACCTCCAGAGCGAGGAGCGGGCGGCTGCGACGGCCGAGGCGGGCGCGGACTAG
- a CDS encoding phosphoribosylanthranilate isomerase, protein MARTKVCGLTREADVDAAVDAGADAVGFVVDVPVDTPREVDAARAVDLVERVPPFVTTVLVTMPSAPQRAVDLVERVQPDVVQCHGDLSAGDVAYLASRVDAHVLKAVDAADVEAAQRYVDVVDALLVDSADADGGGGTGETHDWTRTREAVADLDAPVVLAGGLNPENVADALDAVEPFGVDVASSVEARGGVKDHERMRAFLDAVAAADAGGNQNRSENGDENDGDDERVVSA, encoded by the coding sequence ATGGCACGCACGAAGGTGTGTGGCCTCACGCGCGAGGCGGACGTGGACGCGGCGGTCGACGCGGGCGCGGACGCCGTCGGATTCGTCGTCGACGTCCCCGTCGACACGCCACGGGAGGTCGACGCGGCGCGCGCGGTGGACCTCGTCGAGCGCGTCCCGCCGTTCGTGACGACCGTGCTCGTGACGATGCCGAGCGCGCCCCAGCGCGCGGTCGACCTCGTCGAGCGCGTCCAGCCGGACGTCGTGCAGTGCCACGGCGACCTGTCCGCGGGCGACGTGGCGTACCTCGCGTCGCGGGTCGACGCGCACGTCCTGAAGGCCGTGGACGCGGCCGACGTCGAGGCGGCGCAGCGGTACGTAGACGTCGTGGATGCGCTCCTCGTTGACTCCGCGGACGCCGACGGCGGCGGTGGCACCGGCGAGACGCACGACTGGACGCGCACGCGAGAGGCCGTCGCCGACCTGGACGCCCCGGTCGTGCTCGCTGGCGGCCTGAACCCGGAGAACGTCGCGGACGCACTCGACGCGGTCGAGCCGTTCGGCGTGGACGTGGCGAGCAGCGTCGAGGCGCGCGGCGGCGTGAAGGACCACGAGCGCATGCGAGCGTTCCTGGACGCGGTCGCGGCCGCGGACGCGGGCGGCAACCAAAACAGGAGCGAGAACGGCGACGAGAACGATGGCGACGACGAGCGGGTGGTGTCGGCGTGA
- the trpE gene encoding anthranilate synthase component I: MSPDRESFEALAERALADGGPAVVRASVDLDLDVTPLEAYAALSGRTAAPPSGDGEYAFLLESAEKVASSDPAGAFRPAAASDDDGASRHARYSFVGYDPAAVVTVDGADVDVDVLGSERYGDLVDPAGSLAALDADRERVDVFDRLRAAMPDADVAGFPDGDRQHLQGGLVGFLGYDAVYDAFLGEVGVERPDSRFPDAQFVLSTRTLVFDEVENSLELVFTPVLSTDEDAGVVHDVLAAEAERVRDCLANADALATGGFECERETAGSRESYEAAVERAKEHVLDGDVYQAVVSRCRELEGDVDALGLYESLREVNPSPYMYLLGYDGLDVVGASPETLVSVRGSEVVANPIAGTIERGSSPVEDRALAGELLADAKERAEHTMLVDLARNDVRRVSESGSVRVSEFMNVLKYSHVQHIESTVTGELAAGSDAFDATRASFPAGTLSGAPKLRAMEVVDALEDAPRGLYGGGVGYYSWTGDADVAIVIRTATVEDEGERDRVTVRAGAGVVADSDPASEYDETEQKMRGVLDALDRITVEPAREDAGRLAPGPEGPR, encoded by the coding sequence CTGTCGCCTGACCGGGAGTCCTTCGAGGCGCTCGCGGAGCGCGCGCTCGCCGACGGCGGTCCCGCGGTCGTCCGCGCGAGCGTCGACCTCGACCTGGACGTGACGCCCCTGGAAGCGTACGCGGCGCTCTCGGGTCGGACCGCGGCGCCACCGAGCGGCGACGGCGAGTACGCGTTCCTCCTGGAGAGTGCGGAGAAGGTCGCGTCGAGCGACCCCGCGGGCGCGTTCCGGCCGGCGGCCGCGTCGGACGACGACGGCGCGAGCCGGCACGCGCGGTACTCGTTCGTCGGGTACGACCCGGCGGCGGTCGTGACCGTCGACGGCGCGGACGTCGACGTGGACGTCCTCGGAAGCGAGCGCTACGGCGACCTCGTCGACCCGGCGGGGTCACTCGCGGCGCTCGACGCGGACCGCGAGCGCGTGGACGTCTTCGACCGCCTGCGCGCCGCGATGCCCGACGCCGACGTCGCGGGGTTCCCCGACGGCGACCGCCAGCATCTCCAGGGCGGCCTCGTCGGCTTTCTGGGGTACGACGCGGTGTACGACGCGTTCCTCGGCGAGGTCGGCGTCGAACGACCCGACTCGCGGTTCCCGGACGCGCAGTTCGTGCTGTCGACGCGGACGCTCGTGTTCGACGAGGTCGAGAACTCGCTCGAACTGGTGTTCACGCCCGTGCTCTCGACGGACGAGGACGCGGGCGTCGTCCACGACGTCCTCGCGGCGGAGGCCGAGCGCGTCCGTGACTGTCTCGCGAACGCGGACGCGCTCGCGACCGGTGGGTTCGAGTGCGAGCGCGAGACCGCCGGCTCGCGCGAGTCCTACGAGGCCGCCGTCGAGCGCGCGAAGGAGCACGTCCTCGACGGCGACGTCTACCAGGCCGTCGTCTCCCGGTGCCGCGAACTCGAGGGCGACGTGGACGCGCTCGGGCTCTACGAGTCGCTACGGGAGGTGAACCCGTCGCCGTACATGTACCTCCTCGGGTACGACGGCCTGGACGTCGTCGGCGCGAGCCCGGAGACGCTCGTCTCCGTGCGTGGGTCGGAGGTGGTCGCGAACCCGATCGCGGGCACGATCGAGCGCGGGAGCAGTCCCGTCGAGGATCGCGCGCTCGCCGGCGAGCTGCTCGCGGACGCGAAGGAGCGCGCCGAGCACACGATGCTCGTCGACCTCGCGCGGAACGACGTCCGGCGCGTGAGCGAGTCGGGGAGCGTCCGCGTTTCGGAGTTCATGAACGTCCTGAAGTACAGTCACGTCCAGCACATCGAGTCCACCGTCACGGGCGAACTCGCCGCGGGCTCGGATGCGTTCGACGCGACGCGCGCGAGCTTCCCGGCGGGGACCCTCTCCGGTGCGCCGAAGCTCCGCGCGATGGAGGTCGTCGACGCCCTCGAGGACGCCCCGCGCGGCCTCTACGGCGGCGGCGTCGGCTACTACTCGTGGACGGGCGACGCGGACGTCGCGATCGTCATCCGGACCGCGACCGTCGAGGACGAAGGCGAACGCGACCGCGTCACTGTCCGGGCGGGCGCGGGCGTGGTCGCGGACAGCGACCCGGCGAGCGAGTACGACGAAACCGAACAGAAGATGCGGGGCGTCCTGGACGCGCTCGACCGCATCACGGTCGAGCCGGCGCGCGAGGACGCCGGGCGTCTCGCGCCCGGACCGGAGGGGCCGCGATGA
- a CDS encoding aminodeoxychorismate/anthranilate synthase component II (TrpG; with TrpE catalyzes the formation of anthranilate and glutamate from chorismate and glutamine; TrpG provides the glutamine amidotransferase activity) has translation MRVLFVDNFDSFTYNLVEYVESSLLATRDPGDVAVEVVRNTASLADVRAFDPDAVVVSPGPGHPRHERDVGVTTDVFREVSPDVPTLGVCLGLEAAVHEYGGTVGRAPEPVHGKAWPIAHDGRGVFVDLEQGFSAGRYHSLVASEVPECFAVTATTDHGDEDASAVDVAADGGVAAGDGGDAGARGVHPDGDSLVMGVRHRDYPIYCVQFHPESVLTGCGHDVIENFLALADD, from the coding sequence ATGAGGGTCCTGTTCGTGGACAACTTCGACTCGTTCACGTACAACCTCGTCGAGTACGTCGAATCGTCGCTGCTCGCCACCCGCGACCCCGGGGACGTCGCGGTCGAGGTGGTGCGGAACACGGCGAGCCTGGCGGACGTTCGCGCGTTCGACCCGGACGCCGTCGTCGTCTCGCCGGGGCCGGGGCATCCGCGGCACGAACGTGACGTCGGCGTGACGACGGACGTGTTCCGCGAGGTGAGTCCGGACGTGCCGACGCTCGGCGTCTGCCTCGGGCTCGAGGCCGCGGTCCACGAGTACGGCGGGACGGTCGGGCGCGCGCCCGAGCCGGTGCACGGGAAGGCGTGGCCGATCGCGCACGACGGCCGTGGCGTGTTCGTGGACCTTGAGCAGGGGTTCTCGGCGGGCCGCTATCACTCGCTCGTCGCGAGCGAGGTGCCGGAGTGCTTCGCGGTGACGGCGACGACCGACCACGGCGACGAGGACGCGAGTGCGGTGGACGTCGCCGCGGACGGCGGCGTCGCCGCGGGCGACGGAGGCGACGCGGGCGCGAGGGGCGTGCACCCCGACGGCGACTCGCTCGTCATGGGCGTCCGCCACCGCGACTATCCGATCTACTGCGTCCAGTTCCATCCCGAGTCCGTCCTCACCGGGTGCGGGCACGACGTGATCGAGAACTTCCTCGCGCTCGCCGACGACTGA
- a CDS encoding adenosylcobalamin-dependent ribonucleoside-diphosphate reductase → MSRSNVGADEVDLPIKRTEGDTLEDRLTGNAYQNILPARYLRKDANGDLIEEQEDLFVRVAKNIALAEAVYEADNQDVTVEVTPDQLKPDHPRRDELAEEVFGKGTSVDDDATTELSVYNVNKFAYDTVVPELPDGVREHVEEKAEEFQEAMERLSFMPNSPTLMNAGDELQQLSACFVDSPEDDIDDIHQTAKEAAQVFQSGGGMGYAFWRLRPYGDPVGSTGGIASGPITFMRTYDQMCETIAQGGARRGAQMGVMRISHPDVIQFIHAKNKDVSLAHSLRLNDPDDYTHNSFADALEEARDLIDDDGKVPKHLRNAVEGHLSNFNISVGVTDDFMDALEAGEEFTFTNPRTGDPHVATAETKELYEMFGLGEHVEVGEVLSVPAEAMWEDVIEGAHENGEPGVIYLERVNKKHSFDVEEHPEHRILATNPCGEQPLEEYEACNLGHINLSTLADLDAPDWRVWYDEHGDDYDDLESAVDAFLDEAVDFEEFDRRIELGTRFLENVVTMSDFPVPKIEEKVREMRKIGLGVMGLAQLYIQLGMRYGSEESNEVASQLMTHINHASKWTSHELAQERGAFADFEDSKYADPTEYAEWFEHHTGLDAEEWADGFPVRNHNTTTIAPTGTTSMVGNTTGGCEPIYNVAYYKNVSDDVQGDEMLVEFDDYFLRVLEANDIDVAAVKEEAQEQMASNAFDGVDGLETVPDAIGELFVVTSDLEGKDHAAVQCACQDGVDSAISKTCNFPNDASPEDMDEVYRYIYENGGKGVTVYRDGTRSKQVLTTRADNKEFADEDEAAEVLVEQIQDVFGGMEAFLENDDVQAALDAEIRSLLAAADGDRSEKRDRPAALRGVSQRVKTGYGKLYVTINEDPDTGEPFEVFANIGHSGGFTNSFTESLGKVISTALQAGVDPDEIVDELCGTRSPKVAWDKGEQIQSIPDAIGTAMRRYLDDDIDKPYPEQKTLEEAAGDEDAAGATKPDGGAATEPPSAGAPADADVGGEPAADATNDAVDDLIAAGESPECPECGGLSLAYSEGCKTCESCGWSEC, encoded by the coding sequence ATGAGTCGATCGAACGTCGGCGCAGACGAAGTCGACCTGCCGATCAAGCGAACCGAGGGAGACACCCTCGAGGACCGCCTCACCGGGAACGCCTACCAGAACATCCTGCCCGCGCGCTACCTGCGGAAGGACGCGAACGGCGACCTCATCGAGGAACAGGAGGACCTCTTCGTTCGCGTCGCGAAGAACATCGCACTCGCCGAAGCCGTCTACGAGGCCGACAACCAGGACGTGACCGTCGAGGTCACGCCCGACCAGCTCAAGCCCGACCACCCGCGCCGGGACGAGCTCGCCGAGGAGGTCTTCGGGAAGGGCACGAGCGTCGACGACGACGCCACCACCGAGCTGTCGGTGTACAACGTGAACAAGTTCGCGTACGACACCGTCGTCCCCGAGCTCCCCGACGGCGTCCGCGAGCACGTCGAGGAGAAGGCCGAGGAGTTCCAGGAAGCGATGGAGCGTCTGTCGTTCATGCCGAACTCGCCGACGCTCATGAACGCCGGCGACGAACTCCAGCAGCTCTCGGCGTGCTTCGTCGACTCGCCCGAGGACGACATCGACGACATCCACCAGACCGCCAAGGAGGCCGCGCAGGTCTTCCAGTCCGGCGGCGGCATGGGGTATGCGTTCTGGCGACTCCGCCCGTACGGCGACCCCGTCGGCTCGACCGGCGGCATCGCGTCCGGCCCGATCACGTTCATGCGAACGTACGACCAGATGTGCGAGACGATCGCGCAGGGCGGGGCGCGCCGCGGCGCGCAGATGGGCGTGATGCGCATCAGTCACCCGGACGTCATCCAGTTCATCCACGCGAAGAACAAGGACGTCAGCCTCGCGCACTCGCTGCGCCTGAACGACCCCGACGACTACACGCACAACTCCTTCGCGGACGCGCTCGAGGAAGCGCGCGATCTCATCGACGACGACGGGAAGGTCCCCAAGCACCTTCGGAACGCCGTCGAGGGGCATCTCTCTAACTTCAACATCAGCGTCGGCGTCACGGACGACTTCATGGACGCGCTCGAAGCCGGCGAGGAGTTCACGTTCACGAACCCCCGCACGGGCGACCCCCACGTCGCCACCGCGGAGACGAAGGAGCTCTACGAGATGTTCGGCCTCGGCGAGCACGTCGAGGTCGGCGAAGTGCTCTCGGTCCCGGCGGAAGCGATGTGGGAGGACGTCATCGAGGGCGCTCACGAGAACGGCGAACCGGGCGTCATCTACCTCGAACGCGTCAACAAGAAACACAGCTTCGACGTCGAGGAACACCCCGAGCACCGCATCCTCGCGACGAACCCCTGCGGCGAGCAGCCCCTGGAGGAGTACGAGGCGTGCAACCTCGGGCACATCAACCTCTCGACGCTCGCGGACCTCGACGCGCCCGACTGGCGCGTCTGGTACGACGAGCACGGCGACGACTACGACGACCTGGAGTCGGCAGTCGACGCGTTCCTCGACGAGGCCGTGGACTTCGAGGAGTTCGATCGCCGCATCGAACTCGGCACGCGATTCCTCGAGAACGTCGTCACGATGAGCGACTTCCCGGTCCCGAAGATCGAGGAGAAGGTCCGCGAGATGCGGAAGATCGGCCTGGGCGTCATGGGGCTCGCGCAGCTGTACATCCAGCTCGGGATGCGGTACGGCTCCGAGGAGTCCAACGAGGTCGCGAGTCAGCTGATGACGCACATCAATCACGCCTCGAAGTGGACGAGTCACGAGCTCGCCCAGGAGCGCGGGGCGTTCGCGGACTTCGAGGACTCGAAGTACGCGGACCCGACGGAGTACGCGGAGTGGTTCGAGCACCACACCGGCCTCGACGCCGAGGAGTGGGCGGACGGCTTCCCGGTGCGGAACCACAACACGACGACGATCGCGCCTACTGGCACCACCAGTATGGTCGGGAACACGACGGGCGGCTGCGAGCCCATCTACAACGTCGCGTACTACAAGAACGTGAGCGACGACGTGCAGGGCGACGAGATGCTCGTCGAGTTCGACGACTACTTCCTGCGCGTGCTGGAGGCGAACGACATCGACGTCGCCGCGGTGAAGGAGGAGGCCCAGGAGCAGATGGCGTCGAACGCGTTCGACGGCGTCGACGGCCTGGAGACGGTGCCGGACGCGATCGGCGAGCTGTTCGTCGTGACGTCGGACCTCGAGGGGAAGGACCACGCCGCCGTGCAGTGCGCGTGCCAGGACGGCGTGGACTCCGCGATCTCGAAGACGTGTAACTTCCCGAACGACGCCTCGCCCGAGGACATGGACGAGGTGTACCGCTACATCTACGAGAACGGCGGGAAGGGCGTCACCGTGTACCGCGACGGGACGCGTAGCAAGCAGGTCCTCACGACGCGTGCGGACAACAAGGAGTTCGCGGACGAGGACGAGGCCGCGGAGGTGCTCGTCGAGCAGATCCAGGACGTCTTCGGCGGTATGGAGGCGTTCCTCGAGAACGACGACGTGCAGGCGGCCCTCGACGCGGAGATTCGGAGCCTGCTCGCGGCGGCCGACGGCGACCGCAGCGAGAAGCGCGACCGCCCGGCCGCGCTCCGGGGCGTGAGCCAGCGCGTGAAGACCGGGTACGGGAAGCTCTACGTCACGATCAACGAGGACCCGGACACGGGCGAGCCGTTCGAGGTGTTCGCGAACATCGGGCACTCCGGTGGGTTCACGAACTCCTTCACGGAGTCGCTCGGGAAGGTCATCTCGACCGCACTTCAGGCGGGCGTCGACCCGGACGAGATCGTCGACGAGCTCTGCGGGACGCGGTCGCCGAAGGTGGCGTGGGACAAGGGCGAGCAGATCCAGTCCATCCCGGACGCCATCGGCACCGCGATGCGCCGGTACCTCGACGACGACATCGACAAGCCATACCCCGAGCAGAAGACGCTCGAGGAGGCCGCAGGCGACGAGGACGCCGCGGGCGCGACGAAACCCGACGGTGGCGCCGCGACGGAGCCGCCGAGCGCCGGGGCGCCGGCCGACGCCGACGTCGGGGGCGAACCGGCAGCGGACGCGACGAACGACGCGGTCGACGACCTGATCGCGGCCGGGGAGAGCCCCGAGTGCCCCGAGTGCGGGGGGCTGTCGCTCGCGTACTCAGAGGGCTGCAAGACCTGCGAGTCCTGCGGCTGGTCGGAGTGCTGA
- a CDS encoding zinc-dependent alcohol dehydrogenase family protein, translated as MQAAVFHGERDVRVEEVPDPTLEGPEDAIVRITHTAVCGSDLWFYRGEREYPTPGRVGHEPMGIVEAVGEDVTSVRPGDRVLAPFAISCGECEFCRKGLYTSCVEDAGWAGEHDGAQGEKVRCPFADGTLVRVPDRYADDADVLESLLPLTDVMCTGHHAAVSAGVEAGSTAVVVGDGAVGLCGVLAAQRLGAERIVAVGHHEDRLEIAESFGATETVSARGDEAVDAVLDITNGGANHVLECVGAESSWDAAVDVARPGGTVGYVGVPAGVEDAEFLGTAFSDNVGLEGGVAPVRAYVEDLMADVLQGTLDPSPVFTKTVDLDGVPEGYRAMDERDAVKVLVEV; from the coding sequence ATGCAAGCAGCAGTGTTCCACGGCGAGCGCGACGTCCGCGTCGAGGAGGTCCCGGACCCGACGCTGGAGGGCCCCGAGGACGCCATCGTGCGCATCACGCACACCGCGGTCTGTGGGTCGGACCTGTGGTTCTATCGCGGGGAGCGCGAGTACCCGACCCCTGGCCGCGTCGGGCACGAACCGATGGGGATCGTGGAGGCGGTCGGCGAGGACGTGACGAGCGTTCGGCCGGGCGACCGCGTGCTCGCGCCGTTCGCAATCAGTTGCGGCGAGTGCGAGTTCTGCCGGAAGGGCCTGTACACGTCCTGCGTCGAGGACGCGGGGTGGGCGGGCGAGCACGACGGCGCGCAGGGCGAGAAGGTGCGGTGTCCGTTCGCGGACGGGACGCTCGTGCGCGTTCCCGACCGGTACGCGGACGACGCGGACGTCCTCGAGTCGCTCCTGCCCCTCACGGACGTGATGTGCACGGGCCATCACGCGGCGGTGAGCGCGGGCGTCGAGGCCGGGTCGACGGCGGTCGTCGTCGGCGACGGCGCGGTCGGACTCTGTGGCGTCCTCGCGGCCCAGCGCCTCGGTGCGGAGCGGATCGTCGCGGTCGGCCACCACGAGGACCGCCTCGAGATCGCCGAGTCGTTCGGCGCGACGGAGACGGTGAGCGCGCGCGGCGACGAGGCGGTCGACGCGGTGCTCGATATCACGAACGGCGGCGCGAACCACGTCCTGGAGTGCGTGGGCGCGGAGTCGTCGTGGGACGCGGCCGTCGACGTCGCGCGCCCCGGCGGCACCGTCGGGTACGTCGGCGTGCCTGCTGGCGTCGAAGACGCCGAGTTCCTCGGGACGGCGTTCTCGGACAACGTCGGCCTCGAGGGCGGCGTCGCGCCCGTCCGGGCGTACGTCGAGGACCTCATGGCGGACGTCCTCCAGGGGACGCTCGACCCGTCGCCCGTGTTCACGAAGACCGTCGACCTCGACGGCGTCCCCGAGGGCTATCGCGCGATGGACGAACGCGACGCCGTCAAGGTCCTCGTCGAGGTCTGA
- a CDS encoding HVO_2523 family zinc finger protein, translating to MTTDDVDATEGGGRPCPMCDAVLYRRHCKYVCPNHGVVMDCSDTFHLQRE from the coding sequence ATGACGACCGACGACGTCGACGCGACCGAAGGCGGCGGCCGACCGTGCCCGATGTGCGACGCGGTCCTCTACCGCCGGCACTGCAAGTACGTCTGCCCGAACCACGGCGTCGTCATGGACTGCTCGGACACCTTCCACCTCCAGCGAGAGTAG
- a CDS encoding TVP38/TMEM64 family protein encodes MHRRALVGVAVVAAVVVASLAVSPSATLAALDGVADDPVLFGGALVVCYLLRPLVAWPTTLVAVVVGYGYGVALGVPVGLAGAVLTSMPAFAAGRYFGDGDDNPLSWVAPGERFLDAAGEYFESTGGFRGVTAARLAPLPADAVTATAAMTGVSLPAFVAATLVGELPWTIAAVLVGSSLSTLSMHGVDAVDARLAVGLAVAAALVIAGPFYRRVAVGE; translated from the coding sequence ATGCACCGTCGCGCGCTGGTCGGCGTCGCCGTCGTCGCCGCCGTCGTCGTCGCCTCGCTCGCGGTGTCGCCGTCGGCGACGCTCGCCGCGCTCGACGGCGTCGCCGACGACCCCGTGCTGTTCGGCGGGGCGCTCGTCGTCTGCTACCTCCTGCGGCCGCTGGTCGCGTGGCCGACGACGCTCGTCGCCGTCGTCGTCGGCTACGGCTACGGCGTCGCACTCGGCGTCCCGGTCGGGCTCGCGGGCGCGGTCCTCACGTCCATGCCGGCGTTCGCCGCCGGTCGGTACTTCGGTGACGGCGACGACAACCCGCTGTCGTGGGTCGCGCCCGGCGAGCGCTTCCTCGACGCCGCCGGCGAGTACTTCGAGAGCACCGGCGGCTTCCGCGGCGTCACCGCCGCCCGCCTCGCGCCGCTGCCCGCCGACGCCGTCACCGCCACGGCCGCCATGACGGGCGTCTCGCTGCCGGCGTTCGTCGCCGCGACGCTCGTCGGCGAACTCCCGTGGACGATCGCGGCCGTCCTCGTCGGTAGCTCGCTCTCCACGCTGTCGATGCACGGCGTCGACGCGGTCGACGCACGCCTCGCGGTCGGGCTCGCCGTCGCCGCCGCGCTCGTCATCGCCGGCCCGTTCTACCGACGGGTCGCGGTCGGAGAGTAA
- a CDS encoding DUF5830 family protein, translated as MSNDDADAGVDADADATTGADATTDAGGVDGDPVEVGVELLAKAEDAELSLAEAMDRVEAVSTAPTVVREILDTAEMRGVIDREDGVVDVRGSGYVSQTSDVVRRDGDYDCRRCGTGLSTGHFVQLDAGELGPFGSECVRKVTGRAD; from the coding sequence ATGTCGAACGACGACGCGGACGCTGGCGTGGACGCCGACGCGGACGCGACCACTGGCGCGGACGCGACTACCGACGCGGGTGGCGTCGACGGCGACCCCGTCGAGGTCGGCGTGGAGCTCCTCGCGAAGGCCGAGGACGCCGAGCTGTCGCTTGCCGAGGCGATGGATCGCGTTGAGGCCGTGAGCACGGCGCCGACGGTCGTCCGCGAGATACTCGACACCGCGGAGATGCGTGGCGTCATCGACCGCGAGGACGGCGTCGTCGACGTCCGCGGGAGCGGGTACGTCTCGCAGACGAGCGACGTGGTGCGGCGCGACGGCGACTACGACTGCCGGCGTTGCGGCACCGGCCTCTCCACCGGGCACTTCGTGCAACTGGACGCGGGCGAACTCGGGCCGTTCGGCTCGGAGTGCGTCAGGAAGGTCACCGGTCGCGCGGACTGA